A stretch of the Nosocomiicoccus ampullae genome encodes the following:
- a CDS encoding ABC transporter permease, which translates to MTKDNKNLNDENRELNDVNPENTGFRKDRNEAHPTDIDTHNQSGTKGIESHDSIDVENLPRSTPGWKVILGEVFADKIALFSLIIMIAITSYVFGLTMFLKQSEIVAVDLFSINQAPNEEFRLGTDYGGRDIFGQLIIGTRNSLLIGVLVTAISVSFGTAYGVISGYFGGQIDNLMMRIVDFMMVLPFIMIIVVYVTISPDYSIVSFSLIMSAFLWTGTARLIRSLAIQEKEQDYINASRTLGSSHIKIIFTQLLPNLIGIIIVNSTLSLAANIGIESGLSFIGFGFPEDTPSLGTLLSYATQTQTLRLRPWIWAPAAILILILMLCVRNVGEAMRRAGDARQRNA; encoded by the coding sequence ATGACAAAAGATAATAAAAATTTAAATGATGAAAACCGTGAACTAAACGATGTCAATCCAGAGAACACAGGTTTTAGAAAAGATAGAAATGAAGCACACCCAACAGACATTGATACGCATAACCAGTCAGGTACTAAAGGCATTGAATCACACGATTCAATTGACGTTGAAAACTTGCCGCGCTCAACGCCTGGTTGGAAAGTCATCTTAGGAGAAGTCTTTGCTGATAAAATTGCATTATTTAGTTTAATTATTATGATTGCCATCACATCATATGTATTTGGTTTAACGATGTTTTTAAAGCAATCTGAAATTGTAGCAGTTGATTTATTTTCAATTAATCAAGCACCAAACGAAGAATTTAGACTTGGAACAGACTATGGTGGACGTGACATTTTCGGACAATTAATTATCGGTACGAGAAACTCGTTATTAATCGGTGTACTCGTTACTGCGATTTCTGTATCATTTGGTACAGCATACGGGGTAATTTCAGGATACTTCGGTGGTCAAATTGATAACTTAATGATGCGTATCGTTGATTTTATGATGGTTTTACCATTCATAATGATTATCGTAGTTTACGTAACGATTTCACCAGACTACAGTATCGTTAGTTTCTCACTTATTATGAGTGCATTTTTATGGACAGGTACTGCGAGATTAATTCGATCACTTGCAATTCAAGAAAAAGAACAAGACTATATTAACGCGTCCAGAACGTTAGGTAGTTCACATATCAAAATTATATTTACACAGTTATTACCAAACTTAATTGGAATTATTATCGTTAACTCGACATTATCACTTGCAGCAAACATCGGTATCGAGTCAGGGTTATCATTCATTGGCTTCGGTTTCCCAGAAGATACGCCGTCACTTGGTACATTATTATCTTATGCAACACAAACACAAACACTACGTCTACGCCCTTGGATCTGGGCACCGGCAGCGATTTTAATATTAATCTTAATGCTTTGTGTACGTAACGTTGGTGAAGCGATGCGCCGTGCGGGTGACGCGAGACAACGTAATGCTTAA
- a CDS encoding oligopeptide ABC transporter substrate-binding protein, which produces MNKKYWSRLLFGMGSSLVLVLAACGGGEDAGDESKDEDGGDSAKVEPDEEGIYNYEDFSKSVSNTGEPSGTGTLKVGYTSDTPFEGTLNWAFYQGAPDAKMIEHFDEAVFSMNEDFQYTQDGLLGYELNEDDNTVTFTLQEDAKWHDGEPVTIEDYVASYEVIGHPDYDGVRGSNEGFTLIEGYEEYQSGDADEISGIEVKDDKTAVFHYKELAPSLTAGGFWAYLFPEHHYEGVEVKDMSASDQTRKNPIGIGPYKVKSITSGEAIVLEKFEDYWRGEPGMDGIEIKVIPPSSVADAVEKGDIDVALSFPTDQFPDVSEIDGVEWLGQIDGAYTYIGFKLGEWDEDKNEVNYKPDEMKMGDKELRRAMWHAVDNDAVGKKFYKGLRWEGTSLITPYHKDWHKDDLETPKFDPEKAKQILADAGYEDKDGDGFVETPDGEELVIKFASMSGGDTAEPLANYYIQSWKDVGLNVEKTNGRLIEFNSFYDMLKNDDKEVDVYMGAWGVGSDVDPSGFYGRKALFNYPRYASEENDDLLKKGNSQEALDTEYRKSVYDEWQELMVEEIPVFPTMYRAYVTPVNERVKNWSEEYGYNEDTLLYKIGVDEE; this is translated from the coding sequence ATGAACAAAAAATATTGGTCTCGCTTACTATTCGGGATGGGGTCATCTCTAGTGCTCGTTTTAGCTGCTTGTGGTGGCGGTGAAGACGCTGGTGACGAATCTAAAGACGAAGACGGTGGCGATTCTGCCAAAGTTGAACCAGATGAAGAAGGGATTTACAACTACGAAGACTTCTCTAAGTCTGTATCAAACACAGGTGAACCTTCAGGTACAGGTACTTTAAAAGTCGGTTATACGTCAGATACACCATTTGAAGGTACTTTAAACTGGGCGTTTTACCAAGGTGCACCAGATGCTAAAATGATTGAACACTTTGATGAAGCAGTATTCTCAATGAATGAGGACTTCCAATACACTCAAGATGGCCTTTTAGGTTATGAGTTAAATGAAGATGATAATACTGTAACATTTACATTACAAGAAGATGCGAAATGGCATGACGGTGAGCCAGTTACTATTGAAGACTACGTTGCTTCATACGAAGTGATTGGTCACCCTGACTATGACGGTGTTCGTGGTTCAAATGAGGGATTCACTTTAATCGAAGGTTATGAAGAGTATCAGTCAGGAGATGCTGACGAAATTTCAGGTATCGAAGTTAAAGACGATAAAACAGCAGTTTTCCATTATAAAGAATTAGCACCATCATTAACAGCTGGTGGATTCTGGGCATACTTATTCCCTGAACATCACTACGAAGGTGTAGAAGTTAAAGACATGAGTGCTTCAGATCAAACGCGTAAAAACCCAATTGGTATTGGACCTTACAAAGTGAAGTCTATTACTTCTGGGGAAGCAATCGTTCTTGAGAAATTCGAAGACTACTGGAGAGGCGAGCCAGGAATGGACGGAATAGAAATTAAAGTTATTCCTCCATCATCAGTAGCTGATGCAGTAGAAAAAGGCGACATTGACGTTGCACTATCATTCCCTACAGATCAATTCCCTGACGTTTCAGAAATTGATGGTGTAGAATGGTTAGGTCAAATCGACGGAGCATATACTTATATCGGATTTAAACTTGGTGAGTGGGATGAAGACAAAAACGAAGTGAACTACAAACCAGACGAAATGAAAATGGGAGACAAAGAGTTACGCCGTGCAATGTGGCATGCGGTTGATAACGATGCTGTAGGTAAGAAATTCTACAAAGGTCTTCGCTGGGAAGGTACATCATTAATTACGCCTTACCACAAAGACTGGCACAAAGATGACTTAGAAACTCCTAAATTCGACCCAGAAAAAGCGAAACAAATCTTAGCAGACGCTGGCTATGAAGATAAAGATGGTGACGGATTCGTAGAAACACCAGACGGTGAAGAACTAGTGATTAAGTTTGCTTCTATGTCAGGTGGAGACACAGCTGAACCATTAGCAAACTACTACATTCAATCATGGAAAGACGTTGGACTTAACGTTGAGAAAACTAACGGTCGTTTAATTGAGTTTAACTCATTCTATGACATGCTTAAAAACGACGACAAAGAAGTAGATGTTTACATGGGTGCTTGGGGCGTAGGATCTGACGTAGACCCTTCAGGATTCTATGGCAGAAAAGCACTATTCAACTATCCACGTTACGCTTCTGAAGAAAATGATGACTTACTGAAAAAAGGTAACTCACAAGAAGCACTTGACACTGAATATAGAAAATCAGTATACGATGAGTGGCAAGAATTAATGGTTGAAGAAATTCCAGTATTCCCAACAATGTACCGTGCGTATGTTACACCAGTTAACGAACGTGTTAAAAACTGGAGTGAAGAATACGGATATAACGAAGATACACTTCTATACAAAATCGGTGTAGATGAAGAGTAA
- a CDS encoding beta-ketoacyl-ACP synthase III, whose translation MANVGVVGIGSYIPETVVTNHKFESYLDTSDEWITEMTGIKERRFAGDNIETSDMAVLAAKKAIENANINKKDIDMIIVATTTPDYHFPSVANIVQSKLNLNHIPSLDQSAACTGFIYALVTAYHFVEAGTYKNVLVIGADKMSKIVDFNDRSTAILFGDGASAVVLSEVSDGYGIKSFELGSDGDGGESLYVDKDTHHIKMNGREVFKFAVRAIKESSLSVVKKAGLRSENIDMLIPHQANIRIMDYARQKMNLPNDKLSQTLKYYGNTSAASIPISIDYELSNKRIKEGDHIVLVGYGGGLTWGAVCMTWGK comes from the coding sequence ATGGCGAATGTAGGGGTTGTTGGTATTGGTAGTTATATTCCAGAAACAGTTGTAACGAATCATAAATTTGAAAGCTATTTAGATACATCTGACGAATGGATTACCGAAATGACAGGTATTAAAGAACGACGATTTGCTGGAGATAATATCGAGACAAGTGATATGGCCGTACTTGCTGCTAAAAAAGCGATTGAAAATGCCAATATTAATAAAAAAGATATCGACATGATTATAGTTGCTACGACAACTCCTGATTATCATTTTCCATCCGTTGCAAATATCGTACAAAGTAAACTTAACCTAAATCATATTCCGTCATTAGATCAATCAGCCGCTTGTACAGGGTTTATATATGCATTAGTGACTGCGTATCATTTTGTTGAGGCAGGTACATATAAAAATGTTCTCGTTATTGGTGCAGACAAGATGTCTAAAATAGTCGATTTTAATGACCGTTCAACCGCAATTTTATTTGGAGATGGTGCGAGTGCTGTTGTTTTAAGCGAAGTCAGTGATGGGTATGGTATTAAGTCGTTTGAACTTGGAAGTGACGGAGACGGTGGAGAATCATTATATGTCGACAAAGATACTCACCACATTAAAATGAACGGCCGAGAAGTATTTAAATTTGCTGTACGAGCGATTAAAGAATCGAGTTTATCTGTAGTAAAAAAGGCAGGACTAAGAAGTGAAAACATTGATATGTTAATCCCGCATCAAGCGAATATTCGTATTATGGATTACGCAAGACAGAAGATGAACCTACCAAACGATAAATTAAGTCAAACACTGAAGTATTATGGTAATACTTCAGCAGCCTCAATACCGATAAGTATCGACTATGAATTGAGTAATAAAAGAATTAAAGAAGGAGATCATATTGTCCTTGTTGGATATGGTGGTGGCCTAACATGGGGCGCTGTATGTATGACATGGGGAAAATAA
- the fabF gene encoding beta-ketoacyl-ACP synthase II: MAEKRVVITGMGALTPIGNSVDELWENALNGVNGINEITRIDTSDYNVHIAGELKDFDGEEYFGRKEARRMDRFTQYAVAASDEAVKDSGLDINDDISERVGVWIGSGIGGIQSLEDGLRVLFDRGPRRVSPLFVPMMIPDMAAGQVSIRHNAKGPNGATVTACATGTNSIGDAFRIIARGDADAMIAGGTEAPLTHMGVAGFQANRALSKSNDPDYASVPFSKDRSGFVMGEGSGIVVLEELEHAKARGAKIYAEIVGYGSTGDAHHITAPAPNGEGGARAIQAALNDAGIQPENIQYVNAHGTSTPYNDEYETLAIKTVFGDHAYNLKINSTKSMTGHLLGGTGAMEAIITAKSIQDGKVHPTINLTNQDPKLDLDYLKDGQEELDIEYAISNSLGFGGHNATIVLKKYTE, encoded by the coding sequence ATGGCAGAAAAAAGAGTAGTAATTACTGGAATGGGTGCATTAACACCAATTGGTAACTCGGTAGATGAATTATGGGAGAATGCATTAAATGGAGTTAACGGAATCAATGAAATTACTCGAATTGATACGAGCGATTATAACGTTCACATCGCAGGAGAATTAAAAGATTTTGACGGAGAAGAATACTTCGGACGTAAAGAAGCGCGCCGTATGGACCGCTTCACGCAGTACGCAGTCGCAGCATCAGATGAAGCGGTCAAAGACTCAGGTCTTGATATTAATGATGATATTAGCGAACGCGTCGGAGTATGGATTGGTTCTGGTATTGGTGGCATTCAGTCGTTAGAAGACGGTTTAAGAGTACTATTTGACCGTGGACCAAGAAGAGTAAGTCCATTATTTGTGCCGATGATGATTCCAGACATGGCAGCAGGACAAGTATCGATTCGTCATAACGCTAAAGGACCAAATGGTGCGACAGTAACTGCATGTGCAACAGGTACAAATTCTATCGGTGATGCATTTAGAATTATCGCAAGAGGAGACGCTGACGCGATGATTGCAGGAGGAACTGAAGCACCGCTTACACATATGGGAGTAGCGGGATTCCAAGCAAACCGTGCGTTAAGTAAATCAAATGATCCAGATTATGCATCAGTACCATTTTCTAAAGACCGTTCAGGATTTGTAATGGGTGAGGGTTCAGGAATTGTTGTACTAGAAGAATTAGAGCATGCGAAAGCACGTGGTGCTAAGATTTATGCTGAGATTGTTGGATACGGTAGTACAGGAGATGCGCACCATATTACAGCACCTGCACCGAATGGTGAAGGTGGCGCACGTGCAATACAAGCAGCACTTAATGACGCAGGAATTCAGCCAGAAAATATTCAGTACGTAAATGCACATGGTACATCTACACCATATAATGATGAGTATGAAACACTTGCAATTAAAACAGTATTTGGCGATCACGCGTATAATTTAAAAATTAACTCAACGAAGTCTATGACAGGTCACTTACTCGGCGGTACAGGTGCTATGGAAGCAATCATTACAGCGAAAAGTATACAAGATGGTAAAGTCCACCCGACAATTAACTTAACAAATCAAGACCCTAAACTAGATCTTGATTACTTAAAAGATGGACAAGAAGAATTAGATATTGAATATGCAATTTCTAATAGTTTAGGCTTCGGTGGTCATAACGCAACAATTGTTTTAAAAAAATATACTGAGTAA
- the putP gene encoding sodium/proline symporter PutP encodes MIVLYFLILLFIGWYSYKKSTDDLNEYMLGGRNIGPYVTALSAGAADMSGWMIMGLPGEVYSVGLSAAWLAIGLTVGAYINYFVVAPRLRVYTEVANDSITIPEFFNNRLSDNTNLIKIISGLIIVVFFTLYVNSGLVAGGRLFESAFGTSYHFGLILIGIIIIVYTFFGGYLAVSLTDFFQGVIMLIAMVMVPIVAMLQLSGLDTLSQAAELKPTNLDWFKGTTVIGIISFIAWGLGYFGQPHIIVRFMSVQNVKKLRTARRFGISWMAVSLVGAVLVGLTGITFVNSNDLVLEDPETIFILMGQLLFHPLVGGFLLAAILAAIMSTIASQLIVTSSALTEDFYKLIRGRDKADTNKKEFVMVGRFSVLLVAAVAMVIAWNPNSTILDLVGNAWAGFGAAFGPIVILSLYWKGLTRTGAISGMVAASITVILWIVVISPMGETGSDFWNLYEILPGFIVNLVVTVIVSLFTKKPEQNVEEELNIVKEKIRQDLAQ; translated from the coding sequence ATGATTGTACTGTACTTTTTAATTTTACTATTCATCGGTTGGTATAGTTATAAAAAGTCAACAGATGACTTAAACGAGTACATGTTAGGAGGACGTAATATTGGGCCTTATGTAACCGCTCTATCGGCTGGAGCAGCAGACATGAGTGGTTGGATGATCATGGGGTTACCAGGAGAGGTATATTCGGTTGGGCTTTCGGCAGCTTGGCTTGCGATTGGTTTAACTGTTGGTGCTTACATAAACTATTTCGTCGTCGCACCGAGATTACGTGTGTACACAGAAGTTGCGAATGACTCAATTACGATTCCTGAGTTCTTCAACAATCGTTTAAGTGACAACACGAACTTAATTAAGATTATTTCTGGACTTATTATCGTTGTGTTCTTTACGCTATATGTAAACTCTGGACTTGTAGCAGGAGGACGTTTATTTGAAAGCGCATTCGGTACTTCGTATCACTTCGGTTTAATCTTAATTGGAATTATTATTATTGTTTATACGTTCTTTGGTGGATATTTAGCGGTATCACTGACAGACTTCTTCCAAGGGGTAATCATGTTAATTGCGATGGTTATGGTACCGATCGTTGCAATGCTTCAATTATCAGGTTTAGATACGCTGAGTCAAGCAGCAGAATTAAAACCAACAAACTTAGACTGGTTTAAAGGTACGACAGTCATTGGTATTATCTCATTCATTGCATGGGGACTTGGTTACTTTGGTCAACCGCATATTATCGTTAGATTTATGTCTGTTCAAAACGTTAAAAAACTTAGAACTGCACGTCGTTTTGGTATTAGTTGGATGGCAGTGAGTTTAGTTGGAGCAGTATTAGTCGGTTTAACAGGTATTACATTCGTGAACAGTAACGACTTAGTACTTGAAGACCCAGAAACGATTTTCATTTTAATGGGACAATTATTATTCCATCCGTTAGTTGGAGGATTTTTACTCGCTGCAATTTTAGCAGCAATTATGAGTACAATCGCGTCACAGTTAATCGTAACGTCAAGTGCATTAACTGAGGATTTTTACAAACTAATTCGCGGTAGAGATAAAGCAGATACAAACAAAAAAGAATTTGTTATGGTCGGGCGTTTCTCAGTGTTACTCGTTGCAGCAGTCGCAATGGTAATTGCATGGAACCCAAACTCTACGATTTTAGATTTAGTTGGTAACGCATGGGCAGGATTCGGTGCGGCATTTGGTCCAATCGTTATTCTCTCATTATATTGGAAAGGTTTAACGAGAACAGGCGCTATTTCAGGAATGGTCGCAGCATCAATTACAGTTATTCTTTGGATCGTAGTTATTTCACCGATGGGTGAAACAGGATCAGATTTTTGGAACTTATATGAAATCTTACCAGGATTTATCGTGAACTTAGTTGTTACAGTTATTGTAAGTTTATTTACAAAGAAACCAGAACAAAACGTAGAAGAAGAATTAAATATAGTAAAAGAAAAAATCAGACAAGATTTAGCGCAATAA
- the trpS gene encoding tryptophan--tRNA ligase, producing MKTLFSGIQPSGVPTIGNYIGAITQFVEMQEEYESYFCIVDQHAITVPQDRLELRKNTKLLAAIYLAAGLDPKKATLFIQSEVPTHSQATWIFQTLSYMGELERMTQFKDKSRKQSQKEGIPVGLFTYPTLMVSDILLYNADVVPVGDDQAQHLELTRTLAERFNFRYKEIFTIPETRLPKFGGRIMSLQEPTSKMSKSDANQKGFISLMDDPNAAAKKIRSAVTDSEMIVKYDKENKPGISNLLVIYSSFTDYTIEEIEKMYEGKTYGDFKKDLGEIVKEFLIDFQEKVNDYLNSEELDEILDEGQERAFKKTIKMLRKMEHAVGLGRKRK from the coding sequence ATGAAAACTCTTTTTTCTGGTATTCAACCGAGCGGTGTACCTACAATTGGTAACTATATCGGTGCGATTACTCAGTTCGTAGAAATGCAAGAAGAATATGAATCTTATTTTTGTATTGTGGACCAACACGCGATTACTGTGCCTCAAGACCGTCTTGAGTTACGTAAAAACACTAAGTTACTCGCGGCAATTTATCTTGCAGCGGGATTAGATCCAAAAAAAGCAACACTTTTCATACAGTCTGAAGTACCGACACACTCACAAGCTACATGGATTTTCCAAACGCTATCATATATGGGCGAATTAGAACGTATGACTCAGTTTAAAGATAAATCTCGTAAACAATCTCAAAAAGAAGGAATTCCCGTGGGATTATTTACTTATCCTACACTAATGGTATCTGATATTTTACTCTATAATGCAGATGTCGTACCAGTTGGAGACGATCAAGCACAACACTTAGAGTTAACACGTACTCTTGCTGAACGTTTTAACTTCCGCTATAAAGAAATCTTTACAATACCTGAAACACGTTTACCAAAATTTGGTGGACGTATTATGAGTTTACAAGAACCGACGAGCAAAATGAGTAAGAGTGATGCAAATCAAAAAGGATTTATTTCACTTATGGATGACCCTAACGCTGCGGCTAAAAAAATTCGTAGTGCAGTAACAGATTCAGAAATGATTGTTAAGTATGATAAAGAAAATAAGCCAGGTATTTCTAACTTACTTGTAATCTATTCAAGTTTCACTGATTATACTATTGAAGAAATTGAAAAAATGTACGAAGGTAAAACATACGGAGACTTTAAAAAAGATTTAGGAGAAATTGTTAAGGAGTTTCTAATCGATTTCCAAGAAAAAGTAAATGACTACTTAAACTCAGAAGAACTCGACGAAATTCTAGACGAAGGTCAAGAGCGTGCATTTAAGAAAACAATCAAAATGTTACGTAAAATGGAGCATGCGGTTGGTCTAGGTAGAAAAAGAAAGTAA